A stretch of Borrelia turcica IST7 DNA encodes these proteins:
- a CDS encoding peptide ABC transporter substrate-binding protein — protein sequence MKHKVIILLSFFVLFLSSCTSDEHKDKITFRVTNGGEPTSLDPQLATDSAGSNIIANMLLGLTVRDTQTGGYKPGLAHSWDISDDGLTYTFYLREGLVWSDGVPITAEGIRKSYLRILNKETAAQYVSLVKSTIKNSQDYFDGKISDSELGIKAINDTTLEITLTNPKPYFLDMITHSAFIPVPVHAIEKHGQNWTNPENMVVNGPFKLKERLVNDKIVIEKNDKYYNANNVEINEVVFYPVQGNTAYNMYIKDELDFLTSIGRDKFDEARIRDDYYSHPYNAANYLAFNTTVKPLDNPKVREALTLAIDRETIAHTIGKGRSTPTRNLTPPFENYSYGKELTLFDPERAKQLLAEAGYPDGKDFPTIKYKTSKNDGPKLFEEFLQEQFKKILNINLEIETEEWTTFLTSRRMGNYQISDMGWAGDYSDPLTYLESLFTTENHSFGAYGYSNKEYDALIKQSDLEQDPIKRQDILRKAEEILVEKDFPIAPIAIPKSYYLFRNDKWTGWTPNVAGKYLYEDIKVKK from the coding sequence ATGAAACACAAAGTAATAATTCTTTTATCTTTTTTTGTTTTATTCTTATCCTCATGTACTAGTGATGAACACAAAGATAAAATAACATTTAGAGTTACAAATGGTGGTGAACCTACCTCACTTGATCCTCAGCTTGCTACTGATTCCGCTGGTTCTAATATCATTGCAAATATGCTCTTAGGATTAACAGTAAGAGATACACAAACTGGAGGATATAAACCAGGACTTGCTCATTCTTGGGATATTTCCGATGACGGCCTTACTTACACCTTTTATTTAAGAGAAGGGCTTGTTTGGAGTGATGGCGTGCCTATTACTGCTGAAGGGATTAGAAAATCTTATCTTAGAATCTTAAATAAGGAAACTGCTGCTCAATACGTTAGTTTGGTTAAATCTACAATAAAAAATTCACAGGATTACTTCGATGGTAAAATATCTGATTCTGAACTTGGCATTAAAGCTATTAATGACACTACTCTAGAGATAACTCTTACTAATCCAAAACCATACTTCCTTGACATGATAACTCACTCAGCTTTCATACCAGTACCAGTTCATGCTATTGAAAAACATGGGCAAAATTGGACAAATCCTGAAAACATGGTAGTAAATGGGCCTTTTAAACTAAAGGAAAGACTAGTCAACGATAAAATCGTTATTGAAAAAAATGATAAATACTATAACGCTAACAATGTTGAGATAAATGAAGTCGTTTTTTATCCAGTACAAGGGAATACTGCTTACAATATGTATATAAAAGACGAACTTGATTTCCTTACATCAATAGGAAGAGATAAGTTTGACGAAGCTAGAATTAGAGATGATTACTACTCTCACCCTTACAATGCTGCAAACTACCTAGCATTTAATACCACTGTTAAACCACTTGATAATCCAAAGGTTAGAGAAGCTTTAACTCTTGCTATTGACAGAGAAACTATAGCCCATACTATTGGTAAAGGGCGTTCAACTCCAACAAGAAACTTAACTCCACCTTTTGAAAATTATTCTTATGGAAAGGAACTCACCCTATTTGACCCTGAAAGAGCTAAGCAACTACTAGCTGAGGCTGGCTATCCTGACGGCAAGGATTTCCCTACTATTAAATACAAAACTTCAAAAAATGATGGTCCAAAATTATTCGAAGAGTTCTTACAAGAACAATTTAAAAAAATATTAAACATTAACCTTGAAATTGAAACTGAAGAGTGGACCACATTCTTAACCAGCAGAAGAATGGGTAACTACCAAATATCAGACATGGGATGGGCAGGTGATTATTCAGATCCACTAACATACCTTGAAAGTCTATTTACAACAGAAAATCACTCATTTGGTGCATATGGTTACTCAAACAAAGAATATGATGCTTTAATAAAACAATCTGACCTTGAACAAGATCCAATCAAAAGACAAGATATCTTAAGAAAAGCTGAAGAAATACTGGTAGAAAAAGACTTCCCTATTGCCCCTATTGCAATACCTAAATCATATTATCTCTTCAGAAATGATAAATGGACTGGATGGACTCCTAATGTTGCAGGTAAATATCTTTATGAAGATATAAAAGTTAAAAAATAA
- a CDS encoding tetratricopeptide repeat protein, translating to MKKLVLLGVFFFSCYTANLEELTKETPYSIYLREAQKAMNVNDYQSALKVYEKMIENHKKNTSIVATGKYEIAFIHYVLDKKETAKKLFEELIKSGIKNPKWILPLSKKMLEKIKN from the coding sequence ATGAAAAAATTAGTGTTACTAGGTGTTTTTTTCTTTTCTTGTTATACGGCCAATTTAGAGGAACTTACAAAAGAAACTCCCTATAGTATTTATTTAAGAGAAGCCCAAAAAGCAATGAATGTAAATGACTATCAGTCCGCTTTAAAAGTATATGAAAAAATGATTGAAAATCACAAAAAAAATACAAGCATAGTTGCCACTGGAAAATATGAAATCGCATTCATACATTATGTATTAGATAAAAAAGAAACAGCAAAAAAGTTATTTGAAGAATTAATAAAATCTGGGATAAAAAATCCCAAATGGATTCTACCTTTATCTAAAAAGATGTTAGAAAAAATAAAAAACTAA
- the flcA gene encoding periplasmic flagellar collar protein FlcA, with amino-acid sequence MPDIEKVKEFKREILDNISDERAKKEPFGINMDIEPPKDERENILPWEEKESLLDAEKEPEDNLDLDFILDALDSEEQGKSDEENGSILEDSKELEIDPEFNDLNDDFDVLGSELEENLEKVLDDNSISVDDAINFAADGEVNSDLLDTNESLDDEMDSKNLSEESLDDGSDIFDDDFNLDDMVDDLSGSNKISDNGDGTNNEDFGVVSENSEIYEEGDFSKLSDDFSFLEDDKEGNTERKFTIDYPLFLEHLNSYPRNLRIAVAEALTKDNISRYKLEALIDLVEQNKKGLKFIAKFVGDIVGRSVKLPVIYYKAEEFSRLEQKLSYRISKALMPLLKISLFFVFLTFVAFYFLVDVMFFYVASDKKYREGVAYIYENKRDLAKSTFRDAYYMRPNDKWFLVYAQAFEDIRDFDSAEEKYEELFTIDPFSRDASKRRRKKFDKNGYISYATMKMRLGEYSEANSILDEVISYDLYDHEALMTKGDNYFQWAQTNPKYYKDSINSYTILLTKYGHRKEILFKLFNTYIEAGADREMENVNSFIKANEGLDIDEVVYTRYAKKLIDKYIDFTVYNKRINSLSRNLKYFSAQMNLLNKEFANFKSGDGKSVSDSLNDVNLNSEIEYILRRILTKNPNYNKALFENGRYSYYIGDFKKAEAYLLTALNGFRKESLIENSADKIIAYRILADIYEKQNDSLKASNIIGLALNDYDFYKRNSLIRGSRELSLIYEKQGDILRSLKGYKEAISSYKMAINEGVNSPDVYYKVALLNYRENNYKEALSYLFKVENMSGFSNNNEVLSSIASVLYKMGDFVASRSYYVRILENLEVEKSSILGFRPKENNYHKALLIKEIEHYNNLGVVEIRASLGNRIGVGIVKDSKLFDSGIANLTKSSRIFDLLNRDVDMVRSVRKDLASLNIRSVFKNEFVGSNILFYDSLADNL; translated from the coding sequence ATGCCTGATATAGAGAAAGTAAAAGAGTTTAAGAGAGAAATATTAGATAATATTTCTGATGAGAGAGCTAAAAAAGAGCCTTTTGGGATAAACATGGATATTGAGCCTCCCAAGGATGAGAGAGAGAATATTTTACCTTGGGAGGAAAAGGAGTCTCTTCTTGATGCAGAAAAAGAACCGGAGGATAATCTTGATTTAGATTTTATTCTTGATGCTCTTGATAGTGAAGAGCAGGGTAAGTCGGACGAAGAAAATGGGTCAATCTTAGAAGATTCTAAAGAATTAGAGATTGACCCTGAGTTTAATGATTTAAATGATGATTTTGATGTTTTGGGTTCTGAGCTTGAAGAGAATCTTGAAAAAGTTCTTGATGATAATTCTATTAGTGTAGACGATGCAATTAATTTTGCTGCAGATGGTGAAGTGAATTCCGATTTATTAGATACCAATGAGTCTCTTGATGATGAAATGGATTCCAAGAATTTAAGTGAAGAGTCTTTAGATGATGGCAGTGATATTTTTGATGATGATTTTAATCTTGATGATATGGTTGATGATTTAAGTGGATCTAATAAGATAAGTGATAATGGAGACGGTACTAATAATGAGGATTTTGGTGTTGTTAGTGAAAATTCTGAAATTTATGAAGAGGGTGACTTTTCTAAGCTTTCAGATGACTTTAGCTTTTTAGAGGATGATAAAGAAGGAAATACCGAACGTAAATTTACAATTGATTATCCTTTATTTCTTGAGCATTTAAATTCTTATCCTAGAAATTTAAGAATTGCTGTGGCTGAGGCTTTAACGAAAGATAATATTTCTAGATATAAGCTTGAAGCATTGATTGATCTTGTTGAACAAAATAAGAAAGGACTTAAATTTATTGCCAAGTTTGTTGGGGATATTGTTGGTCGTTCTGTTAAGTTACCTGTTATTTATTATAAGGCAGAAGAGTTTAGTAGGCTTGAGCAGAAGCTTAGTTATAGAATTTCTAAAGCTTTAATGCCACTACTTAAGATATCATTATTTTTTGTTTTTTTAACTTTTGTGGCTTTTTATTTTTTAGTGGATGTTATGTTTTTTTATGTTGCATCTGATAAAAAATATAGAGAAGGCGTGGCTTATATCTATGAGAATAAAAGAGATCTTGCTAAGTCTACTTTTAGGGATGCATATTATATGCGACCTAATGATAAGTGGTTTTTGGTTTATGCGCAGGCTTTTGAAGACATAAGAGATTTTGATAGTGCGGAGGAGAAGTACGAGGAATTATTTACTATTGATCCTTTTTCTAGAGATGCTTCCAAGAGAAGACGAAAGAAGTTTGATAAAAATGGGTATATCTCTTATGCTACTATGAAAATGAGGCTTGGTGAATATTCTGAAGCCAATTCAATTCTTGATGAGGTCATATCTTATGATCTTTATGACCATGAAGCATTAATGACTAAGGGTGATAATTATTTTCAGTGGGCTCAAACAAATCCTAAGTATTACAAGGATAGTATAAATAGTTATACTATCTTGCTTACAAAATATGGCCATAGGAAGGAAATTTTATTTAAGCTTTTTAATACTTATATTGAGGCCGGTGCTGATAGAGAAATGGAGAATGTAAATTCTTTTATTAAGGCAAATGAAGGGTTAGATATTGATGAGGTAGTTTATACTAGGTATGCTAAGAAATTGATAGATAAATATATTGATTTTACTGTTTACAATAAGAGAATAAATAGTTTGTCTAGAAATTTGAAGTATTTCAGTGCTCAAATGAATTTATTGAATAAAGAGTTTGCTAATTTTAAATCCGGTGATGGAAAGTCTGTTTCCGATTCTTTAAATGATGTCAATTTGAATTCAGAGATTGAATATATTCTTAGAAGGATTTTAACTAAAAATCCTAATTATAATAAGGCTCTCTTTGAAAATGGTAGATATTCTTATTATATAGGTGATTTTAAAAAGGCAGAAGCATATTTGTTAACAGCATTAAATGGTTTTAGGAAAGAAAGTTTGATTGAAAATTCTGCTGACAAAATAATAGCTTATAGAATATTGGCAGATATTTATGAAAAACAAAACGATTCTCTTAAAGCAAGTAATATTATTGGACTAGCCTTAAATGATTATGATTTTTATAAAAGAAATAGTCTTATTAGAGGATCTAGGGAACTTTCCTTGATTTATGAAAAGCAAGGGGATATTCTTAGATCTTTAAAAGGGTATAAGGAAGCAATTTCTTCTTATAAGATGGCAATAAATGAAGGAGTGAACTCTCCGGATGTTTATTATAAGGTAGCATTGCTTAATTATAGGGAGAATAATTATAAGGAAGCATTAAGCTATTTGTTTAAAGTTGAAAATATGTCTGGATTTTCAAATAATAATGAAGTTTTAAGTTCAATAGCGTCTGTTCTTTATAAAATGGGTGATTTTGTAGCTTCTAGGAGTTACTATGTAAGAATATTAGAGAATTTAGAAGTAGAAAAGTCTAGTATTTTAGGGTTTAGACCTAAGGAGAACAATTATCACAAGGCTTTATTGATAAAAGAAATTGAGCATTATAATAACCTTGGAGTTGTTGAGATAAGAGCATCTCTTGGTAATAGAATTGGTGTTGGTATTGTTAAAGATAGTAAGCTTTTTGATTCAGGAATTGCTAATTTGACTAAATCTTCTAGGATATTTGATCTATTAAATCGAGATGTTGATATGGTGAGAAGTGTTAGGAAAGATCTTGCTAGTTTAAACATTAGAAGTGTTTTTAAAAATGAATTCGTTGGGTCTAATATTTTATTTTATGATAGTTTAGCTGATAATCTTTAA
- a CDS encoding 1-acyl-sn-glycerol-3-phosphate acyltransferase, with product MFIKNESFNKYFKDIEDEFLSQFKAIENVDCLSSSYHEANSVSRSLADKMIERLLRGSSTIVGMQHILELYEKTKSGKSSIILMEHYSNFDFPCFQFLLNKMNYGEVADHIIPVAGVKLFKDDLFVKSLSLGYSVIFIYPPHSFIGVDTERIRERRIFNANSMKFISDKKSSGYIILIFPTATRYRKGKPETKKIISEIGNYFKIFDYFVMVGINGNILEVSSDENMSHDIFREDTLVYNSTEVIDMFEYKNLILRELDQEGLEPTKEILSSRIADDLEKRFVVLHEEGTKMYNDLI from the coding sequence ATGTTTATAAAGAATGAGAGTTTTAATAAGTACTTTAAAGATATTGAAGATGAATTTCTTAGTCAATTTAAAGCTATTGAAAATGTAGATTGCTTAAGTAGTTCTTATCATGAAGCAAATTCTGTTAGCAGGAGTTTGGCTGATAAAATGATAGAAAGACTTTTGAGGGGTAGTTCTACTATTGTTGGTATGCAACATATTTTGGAACTTTATGAGAAGACTAAATCTGGCAAGTCATCAATTATATTGATGGAGCATTATAGCAATTTTGACTTTCCTTGTTTTCAGTTTTTGTTAAATAAGATGAATTATGGAGAAGTTGCGGACCATATTATTCCTGTGGCTGGTGTTAAGCTTTTTAAGGATGATTTATTTGTTAAAAGTTTATCTTTAGGTTATAGTGTTATATTTATTTATCCCCCGCATTCATTTATTGGGGTTGATACTGAGAGGATTAGAGAGAGAAGGATTTTTAATGCCAATTCTATGAAATTTATTTCTGATAAAAAGAGTAGTGGATATATTATCCTTATTTTTCCCACAGCTACAAGATATAGAAAAGGGAAGCCTGAGACTAAAAAAATAATTTCAGAAATTGGGAATTATTTTAAGATTTTTGATTATTTTGTGATGGTTGGTATTAATGGCAATATTCTTGAGGTTTCATCGGATGAGAATATGTCACATGACATTTTTAGAGAAGATACTCTTGTCTATAATTCAACAGAAGTGATAGATATGTTTGAGTATAAGAATTTAATCTTAAGGGAGTTAGATCAGGAAGGCTTAGAGCCTACAAAAGAAATTCTAAGTTCTAGGATTGCTGATGACTTAGAAAAACGTTTTGTGGTTCTTCATGAAGAAGGAACTAAAATGTATAATGATTTGATTTAG
- a CDS encoding peptide ABC transporter substrate-binding protein: MKYKAIILLSFFVLFLSSCTSDEHKDKITFRVTNDSEPDSLDPQLATSVQAFNILINTFLGLTVRDAQTGGYKPGLAHSWDISDDGLTYTFYLREGLVWSDGVPITAEGIRKSYLRILNKETAAQYVDIVKSTIKNAQDYFDGKISDSELGIKVINNTTLEITLTNPKPYFLDMLTHQSFMPVPVHAIEKHGQNWTNPENMVVNGPFKLKEKLVNDKIVIEKNNKYYNANNVEINEVVFYTTNANTAYNMYINDELDFLMKVGMEYLDEARIRDDYYSHPINRVTYVSFNTTVKPLDNPKVREALTLAIDREALNKIILKNQSDPTRNLTPPFENYSYGKELTLFDPERAKQLLAEAGYPDGKDFPTLKYKTSKRDGMGITAEFLQEQLKKTLNINLEIETEEWTTFLNSRKIGNYQLSYMGWAGDYSDPLTFLESLFTTENHTFGTYGYSNKEYDALIEQSDLEQDPIKRQDILRKAEEILVEKDFPIAPISIPKSYYLFRNDKWTGWTPNVAEFYSYEDIKVKK, from the coding sequence ATGAAATACAAAGCAATAATTCTTTTATCTTTTTTTGTTTTATTCTTATCCTCATGTACTAGTGATGAACACAAAGATAAAATAACATTTAGAGTTACAAATGACAGTGAGCCCGATTCACTTGATCCTCAGCTTGCTACTTCTGTTCAAGCATTTAACATTTTAATAAACACATTTTTAGGACTAACCGTAAGAGATGCACAAACTGGAGGATATAAACCAGGACTTGCTCATTCTTGGGATATTTCCGATGACGGCCTTACTTACACTTTTTACTTAAGAGAAGGGCTTGTTTGGAGTGATGGCGTGCCTATTACTGCTGAAGGGATTAGAAAATCTTATCTTAGAATCTTAAATAAAGAAACTGCTGCTCAATATGTTGACATAGTTAAATCTACAATAAAAAATGCACAAGATTACTTCGATGGTAAAATATCTGATTCTGAACTTGGCATTAAAGTTATTAATAATACTACCCTAGAGATAACTCTTACTAATCCAAAACCATACTTCCTTGACATGTTAACACACCAATCATTCATGCCAGTGCCTGTTCATGCTATTGAAAAACATGGACAAAATTGGACAAATCCTGAAAACATGGTAGTAAATGGGCCTTTTAAACTAAAGGAAAAATTAGTCAACGATAAAATCGTTATTGAAAAAAATAATAAGTACTACAACGCTAACAATGTTGAGATAAATGAAGTCGTTTTTTATACAACAAATGCAAATACTGCCTACAATATGTATATAAATGACGAACTTGATTTTCTTATGAAAGTAGGAATGGAATATTTAGATGAAGCTAGAATTAGAGATGATTACTACTCTCACCCTATCAACAGAGTAACTTATGTGTCATTTAACACCACTGTTAAACCACTTGATAATCCAAAGGTTAGAGAAGCTTTAACTCTTGCTATTGACAGAGAAGCACTAAATAAGATTATTTTAAAGAATCAATCAGATCCAACAAGAAACTTAACTCCTCCCTTTGAAAATTATTCTTATGGAAAGGAACTTACCCTATTTGACCCTGAAAGAGCAAAGCAACTACTAGCTGAGGCTGGCTATCCTGACGGTAAGGATTTCCCTACTCTTAAATACAAAACTTCAAAGCGTGATGGAATGGGGATAACTGCAGAGTTTTTACAAGAACAATTAAAAAAAACATTAAACATTAACCTTGAAATTGAAACTGAAGAATGGACCACATTCTTAAACAGCAGAAAAATAGGTAACTATCAATTGTCATATATGGGATGGGCAGGTGATTATTCAGATCCACTAACATTCCTTGAAAGCCTATTTACAACAGAAAATCACACATTTGGAACATATGGTTACTCAAACAAAGAATATGATGCTTTAATAGAACAATCTGACCTTGAACAAGACCCAATCAAAAGACAAGATATCTTAAGAAAAGCTGAAGAAATACTGGTAGAAAAAGACTTCCCTATTGCCCCTATTTCAATACCTAAATCATATTATCTCTTCAGAAATGATAAATGGACTGGATGGACTCCTAATGTTGCAGAATTTTACAGCTATGAAGATATAAAAGTTAAAAAATAA
- a CDS encoding LysM peptidoglycan-binding domain-containing protein — protein MMKKRKLLFLILSTFTLSLISCETPPEDANSENAKISKRKETGDVQRDIEDIKNEVIKERGNLFYSKEFNEAEKIEKEMKEKFKKGNIQEGNEIAIKTLERYRNIARDTIEKKEKINYLKENIEKYLNDAEANEAYIWIPLEIDEVNNLYFEATRKYKVYDIENSLGMYSKAFNKAQQTAKRAKESRALKETEERMYKQLKALEAASNLPVYSNSKLIKPSPWNGRSLIKDKGEYTNLLHLEGGAYLLGKVDFPLVLAYEEEAQEIKKSDSTKFKTLQLIEKSRQLWEQGLEAKRLNNLRLANELFLDSARYLEAYQSHASKELYIIKIGNTLWGISKKLYKDPYLWPKIWFANRQKIQNPDLIHKDWKIIIPSK, from the coding sequence ATGATGAAAAAAAGGAAATTATTATTTTTAATATTATCTACATTTACTCTTTCTCTCATTTCATGTGAAACCCCTCCAGAAGATGCTAATAGTGAAAATGCTAAAATATCAAAAAGAAAAGAAACTGGCGATGTTCAAAGAGATATTGAAGATATTAAAAATGAGGTTATAAAAGAGAGAGGAAATCTTTTTTATTCTAAAGAATTTAACGAAGCTGAAAAGATTGAAAAAGAAATGAAAGAAAAATTTAAAAAAGGGAATATTCAGGAAGGCAATGAAATTGCTATAAAAACACTCGAAAGATACAGAAATATTGCAAGAGATACAATAGAAAAAAAAGAAAAAATAAACTACCTTAAAGAAAATATTGAAAAATACTTAAATGATGCAGAGGCAAATGAAGCATACATATGGATACCATTAGAAATTGATGAAGTAAATAACTTATATTTCGAAGCAACTAGAAAGTATAAAGTGTATGATATTGAAAATTCTCTTGGTATGTATAGTAAAGCCTTTAATAAGGCTCAACAAACAGCTAAAAGAGCAAAAGAATCAAGGGCCCTTAAGGAAACAGAAGAGAGGATGTACAAACAATTAAAAGCACTTGAAGCTGCTTCTAATCTTCCTGTTTATAGCAATAGTAAGCTTATTAAACCATCTCCATGGAATGGAAGATCACTCATTAAAGATAAAGGAGAATATACAAATCTTTTACACTTGGAAGGTGGCGCTTATTTACTTGGTAAGGTTGATTTCCCATTAGTACTTGCTTATGAAGAAGAAGCTCAGGAAATAAAGAAATCAGATTCAACCAAATTTAAAACACTGCAACTTATTGAAAAATCCAGACAACTATGGGAACAAGGTCTTGAAGCTAAAAGACTAAATAATCTTAGACTTGCAAATGAACTATTCTTAGATTCTGCAAGATACTTAGAAGCTTATCAAAGCCATGCAAGTAAAGAACTCTACATAATTAAGATTGGAAATACTTTGTGGGGAATTTCTAAGAAATTATACAAAGACCCATATTTATGGCCAAAAATTTGGTTTGCAAACAGACAAAAAATACAAAATCCAGATTTAATACATAAAGATTGGAAGATAATAATTCCTTCTAAGTAA
- a CDS encoding vWA domain-containing protein, whose translation MKKTYLVIFLLIVFNLFSLMDDYLDVTIDDVYVEAHEDGFHLFIRKKPRVKSVILTESFEIPDKSKDVSTYSFRTLSYNKINGDEIRILNGRVIKNRELLSLTSSTPVPNKKFGEAFHILIPKRLKYGFPNFSTRSGDIDLETLKRKKEPFWFSIRTFEKKYNDYLGQYKDNAYELFFKDTQTEGRVEIDGLKEAFLRFSDNVIVANKGIDTIEKIKDILERTEDSLAELDLVFVIDATESMKSHIEILKEHLFEIVEPQLKKFKSYRVGIVFYKDYLEDFLTRSFDFNTKEYLNNILKYVNVGGGGDYPEAVFEGINAAVTQFDWKAENRLIIVLGDAPPHEYPRGPIVYEDVIDSAKRKDITIYGILLQQ comes from the coding sequence ATGAAAAAAACTTACCTTGTTATTTTCTTACTTATTGTGTTTAATTTATTTTCTTTAATGGATGATTATTTGGATGTTACTATTGATGATGTATATGTTGAAGCTCATGAAGATGGATTTCATCTTTTTATTAGAAAAAAGCCAAGAGTTAAATCTGTTATTTTAACGGAATCTTTTGAAATTCCAGACAAGAGTAAAGATGTGTCTACTTATTCGTTTAGAACATTGAGTTATAACAAGATTAATGGAGATGAAATTAGAATTTTAAATGGTAGAGTTATTAAGAATAGAGAACTTTTGTCACTAACATCTTCTACGCCGGTTCCAAATAAGAAATTTGGAGAGGCTTTTCATATATTAATACCTAAGCGATTAAAATATGGATTTCCAAATTTTTCAACAAGAAGTGGTGATATTGATTTAGAAACTCTTAAGAGAAAAAAAGAACCTTTTTGGTTTTCAATTAGGACTTTTGAAAAGAAATACAATGATTATTTAGGCCAATATAAAGACAATGCTTATGAGTTGTTCTTTAAAGATACTCAAACAGAAGGTAGGGTAGAAATTGATGGTTTAAAAGAGGCATTTTTGAGATTTTCAGATAATGTTATTGTTGCAAATAAGGGAATAGATACTATTGAAAAGATAAAGGATATTTTAGAAAGGACAGAAGATTCACTTGCTGAGTTAGATCTTGTTTTTGTTATTGATGCTACTGAGAGCATGAAGAGTCATATTGAAATTTTAAAGGAGCATCTTTTTGAAATAGTGGAGCCTCAACTTAAGAAATTTAAGTCTTATAGGGTAGGTATTGTTTTTTATAAGGATTATCTTGAAGATTTTCTAACAAGATCTTTTGATTTTAATACTAAGGAATATTTAAATAATATTCTTAAATATGTTAATGTAGGCGGTGGGGGAGATTATCCTGAGGCGGTATTTGAAGGAATTAATGCTGCTGTTACTCAGTTTGATTGGAAGGCAGAGAATAGGCTTATTATTGTATTAGGAGATGCTCCACCTCATGAGTATCCTAGAGGACCTATAGTTTATGAGGATGTAATTGACTCAGCCAAAAGAAAAGACATCACAATTTATGGAATACTACTTCAGCAGTAG